From the genome of Nicotiana sylvestris chromosome 2, ASM39365v2, whole genome shotgun sequence, one region includes:
- the LOC138885905 gene encoding uncharacterized protein, protein MSYERPAKRPHLRDFAESSQEQWNWLAKEKDYRTEIGELKQQVESLKFNNSMQVAADRGEKNRLAQENEELGAQIQKLRMALDKQPRSRLDEQLIKGLRSEVREWRDGLEESENVMAELKVQWRTRADKHRRYLNQLKHDHEKTLANMKRKVAALEVKAVEQAEDFQIESRHCYDLLAQMEVEVRQLKNQHMQDSQALKTCSDQIKCLLIEKRRT, encoded by the coding sequence ATGTCCTACGagagaccagctaaaagacctcatctcagaGATTTCGCTGAGTCATCCCaggagcaatggaactggttagcaaaggagaaAGATTATCGGACAGAGATCGGTGAGTTGAAACAACAGGTtgaaagtctgaaattcaataacagtatgCAGGTCGCTGCAGATcgaggcgaaaagaatagattagcccaagaaaatgaagaacttggggcccaaatccagaaattgagaatggctcttgataaacaaccaaggagtcgattagacgagcagttgataaaagggctgagAAGTGAAGTTAgagaatggcgagatggtttagaagagtctgaaaacgtcatggcagagctcaaagTACAATGGAgaacaagagcagataagcatcgccgatacttgaatcaattgaaacacgaccacgagaaaactCTTGCCAACATGAAGAGAAAAGTGGCTGcacttgaggttaaagcagttgagcaggccgaggatttccaaatcGAAAGCAgacactgttacgacttgttggcccaaatggaagtagaagtacggcaactgaagaatcagcatatgcaggattctcaggcgttaaaaacatgcagtgatcagataaaatgcttgcttatagaaaagaggCGAACCTGA